One Halovivax ruber XH-70 genomic region harbors:
- a CDS encoding DUF7521 family protein, translating into MIETPVLVAKSLTFVLSLVVAALAYHGYRRSGEQPMLYVAAGFVFIGAGAICEGLIHLAFDTSLASAGLIQAAIVSSGMVLVLLSLRS; encoded by the coding sequence ATGATCGAAACACCCGTCCTCGTCGCGAAGTCGCTCACCTTCGTCCTGAGCCTCGTCGTTGCCGCGCTGGCTTACCACGGCTACCGCCGAAGCGGGGAGCAACCGATGCTGTACGTCGCCGCCGGCTTCGTCTTCATCGGTGCGGGTGCAATCTGCGAGGGACTCATCCACCTCGCGTTCGACACCTCGCTCGCCTCGGCCGGCCTCATTCAGGCGGCGATCGTCTCGAGCGGCATGGTGCTCGTGTTGCTCTCGCTCCGTTCCTGA
- a CDS encoding dihydrolipoyl dehydrogenase, with protein sequence MTSGTEAVDFLVVGSGSGLDVANAVANQDQSVAVVEKDPLGGTCLNRGCIPSKRLLYHATVRQTIDRAEAFGIHADVTGVDFAEIVREVNDDVSGSAESIRRGLRSSNRHTLFEGMGQFVDDHTIELVEGRDAGERVRAETILLAAGSRPSIPDIEGIEDVPYLTSREGLQLESPPGHLVIIGGGYVAAELAHFFGTFGSDVTIVGRRPRLLPHADEPVGISFTERYRDRFDVHVGYEAVTVSGDDDAVTVEARPYPPAWDDVSELDDVTVTGDTLLVAAGRRPNSDTLALDVPGVETDEQGFIETDEYLRTTADDVWALGDIVGEYLLKHNANHEARTVVGNVLGDDLDPIDYTAIPYAVFASPEVAGVGTTEQALVAADREYATTSYDYADTARGTAMNAEGFVRVLIDPDGTILGCHIVGPDASSLIQEVVVAMKAGSGTVHDIRESVHIHPALPEVVDRAFSSQFVLAGHDHEHDHSHGGGHEHDHSNGDEHEHSHDHDRSHDHDHSHGDGDGHGGDERDTGADGG encoded by the coding sequence ATGACGTCAGGAACCGAAGCGGTCGACTTCCTCGTCGTCGGCTCTGGATCCGGGCTCGACGTGGCGAACGCTGTGGCGAACCAGGACCAATCGGTCGCCGTCGTCGAGAAGGACCCGCTCGGGGGAACCTGTCTCAACCGGGGCTGTATCCCCTCGAAACGGCTGCTGTATCACGCGACCGTGCGCCAGACGATCGACCGCGCGGAGGCGTTCGGGATCCACGCCGACGTCACCGGCGTCGATTTCGCCGAGATCGTCCGCGAAGTGAACGACGACGTCTCGGGCAGCGCCGAGTCGATCCGCCGCGGACTGCGCTCGTCGAACCGCCACACCCTGTTCGAGGGGATGGGCCAGTTCGTCGACGACCACACGATCGAGCTCGTCGAGGGACGAGACGCCGGCGAGCGCGTCCGCGCGGAGACCATCCTCCTCGCCGCCGGGTCGCGACCGTCGATTCCTGACATCGAGGGAATCGAGGACGTCCCGTACCTGACGAGTCGGGAGGGCCTGCAACTCGAATCGCCGCCCGGGCACCTCGTGATAATCGGCGGCGGGTACGTTGCGGCCGAACTCGCGCACTTCTTCGGCACCTTCGGCAGCGACGTAACCATCGTCGGTCGTCGGCCCCGGCTGTTGCCACACGCGGACGAACCCGTCGGTATCTCGTTCACCGAGCGCTACAGAGACCGATTCGACGTTCACGTCGGCTACGAAGCCGTCACCGTCTCGGGGGACGACGACGCGGTCACCGTCGAGGCCCGACCCTACCCGCCCGCGTGGGACGACGTCTCCGAACTCGACGACGTGACCGTCACCGGCGACACGCTCCTCGTCGCGGCGGGCCGCCGACCCAACTCGGACACGCTTGCGCTCGACGTCCCGGGCGTCGAGACCGACGAGCAGGGGTTCATCGAGACGGACGAGTACCTCCGGACCACGGCCGACGACGTCTGGGCACTCGGGGACATCGTCGGCGAGTACCTGCTGAAACACAACGCCAACCACGAGGCCAGAACCGTCGTCGGGAACGTTCTCGGCGACGACCTCGACCCGATCGACTACACGGCGATCCCCTACGCCGTGTTCGCCTCGCCGGAGGTCGCCGGCGTCGGGACGACCGAACAGGCACTGGTCGCGGCCGACCGCGAGTACGCCACGACCAGCTACGACTACGCGGACACGGCCCGTGGGACGGCCATGAACGCCGAGGGCTTCGTTCGAGTCCTGATCGATCCCGACGGGACCATCCTCGGGTGTCACATCGTCGGACCCGACGCCTCCTCGCTGATTCAGGAAGTCGTCGTCGCCATGAAAGCCGGATCGGGGACCGTCCACGACATCCGCGAGTCGGTTCACATCCACCCTGCGCTCCCCGAGGTCGTCGACCGCGCGTTCTCGAGCCAGTTCGTCCTGGCCGGGCACGATCACGAACACGATCATAGCCATGGTGGCGGCCACGAACACGACCACAGCAACGGTGACGAGCACGAGCACAGCCACGATCACGATCGCAGTCACGACCACGATCATAGCCACGGTGACGGCGACGGTCACGGGGGCGACGAGCGCGACACCGGGGCCGACGGCGGGTAG
- a CDS encoding helix-turn-helix domain-containing protein, with the protein MAQSMAEQLQQDMECEGLLECIHGLKQLDKDCFRAVVESDEPLTIDEIADDVDRERSTAYRSIQRLLQSGFIQKEQINYEQGGYYHVYRPTDPDQIASDMQRKLNDWYAKMGQLIQEFENKYDAPEDIAVADS; encoded by the coding sequence ATGGCACAGTCGATGGCGGAACAGCTTCAGCAGGACATGGAGTGTGAGGGCCTGCTGGAGTGTATCCACGGACTCAAGCAACTCGACAAGGACTGTTTCAGGGCGGTCGTCGAGAGCGACGAACCGCTGACGATCGACGAGATCGCCGACGACGTCGACCGCGAACGCTCGACGGCGTACCGGTCGATCCAGCGACTCCTCCAGAGTGGCTTCATCCAGAAAGAACAGATCAACTACGAGCAAGGCGGCTACTACCACGTCTACCGGCCCACCGATCCCGACCAGATCGCGAGCGACATGCAGCGCAAGTTGAACGACTGGTACGCGAAGATGGGCCAGCTCATCCAGGAGTTCGAGAACAAGTACGACGCCCCCGAAGACATCGCCGTCGCCGACAGCTAG
- a CDS encoding sulfite exporter TauE/SafE family protein: MELFGIALTMIILFVSFGFMVGVLFGFFGMGGSFLVTPALLVMGYPARVAVGSGMAFVFGTAVIATLKHHDLGQVDYKLGGLMIVGTTVGIEVGRIGVFYLEDLGLAGGVIGVTYVLLLGSIGVFVTRNALKNDGSDDGGGGHHDAADGEIDPDAIPDIAKKIQSYRVPPMMTIAGGIQVSLWMVLGVAFATGLLSGFLGVGGGFIRMPAMFYLIGVPVPVAVGTDLFEIVFSGGIGSFLYGMEGGVDLSIVAPLLAGSALGARIGSAATSIVNEDDIKIYFGLMLLGGSIAVAFQQAGDYFAVELLNTVGFALILLSAFMVGGAVIYSTIATMRANERSTAPAAD, from the coding sequence ATGGAGCTATTCGGAATCGCGCTCACGATGATCATCCTCTTCGTGAGCTTCGGCTTTATGGTCGGCGTCCTGTTCGGCTTCTTCGGGATGGGTGGATCCTTCCTCGTCACGCCCGCGCTGCTCGTGATGGGGTACCCCGCCCGCGTCGCCGTCGGGAGCGGGATGGCGTTCGTCTTCGGGACGGCCGTCATCGCGACGCTGAAACACCACGACCTCGGACAGGTCGATTACAAGTTGGGCGGGTTGATGATCGTCGGGACCACGGTCGGCATCGAGGTCGGGCGAATCGGGGTGTTCTACCTCGAGGATCTCGGCCTCGCGGGCGGGGTCATCGGCGTCACCTACGTCCTCCTGCTTGGCTCGATCGGCGTGTTCGTTACCCGTAACGCCCTCAAAAACGACGGGAGCGACGATGGCGGCGGCGGTCACCACGATGCCGCAGACGGGGAGATCGATCCCGACGCCATCCCGGACATCGCGAAGAAGATCCAGTCCTACCGCGTCCCGCCAATGATGACGATCGCCGGCGGGATCCAGGTTTCCCTGTGGATGGTCCTGGGCGTCGCGTTCGCCACGGGGCTACTCTCGGGCTTCCTCGGCGTCGGCGGCGGCTTCATCCGCATGCCCGCGATGTTCTACCTGATCGGTGTTCCCGTCCCGGTGGCCGTGGGGACCGACCTGTTCGAGATCGTCTTCTCGGGCGGGATCGGATCCTTCCTCTACGGGATGGAAGGCGGCGTCGACCTCTCGATCGTCGCCCCGCTGCTGGCCGGGAGCGCACTCGGCGCACGGATCGGCTCGGCCGCGACCAGCATCGTCAACGAGGACGACATCAAGATCTACTTCGGACTGATGCTCCTGGGTGGATCGATCGCCGTCGCCTTCCAGCAGGCTGGCGACTACTTCGCCGTTGAACTGCTGAACACGGTCGGGTTCGCCCTGATCCTACTCTCGGCGTTCATGGTCGGCGGCGCCGTGATCTACAGCACGATCGCGACCATGCGGGCGAACGAACGATCGACCGCGCCCGCCGCGGACTAA
- a CDS encoding DUF7512 family protein encodes MIELTALSPEVQAAVLVGAVLVEAIVLYGGYGLLERVAAPPVIKAIKST; translated from the coding sequence ATGATTGAGCTAACCGCACTTTCACCGGAAGTACAGGCGGCCGTCCTCGTGGGCGCTGTCCTCGTCGAGGCCATCGTCCTCTACGGCGGCTACGGGCTCCTCGAACGAGTCGCAGCACCACCAGTCATCAAAGCGATCAAGAGTACATAG
- a CDS encoding universal stress protein has protein sequence MKAVIATDLSAASEATIENETCLECLGNIGIEEIHLVTVIPSNVHAGMPGMDFEKRRRQALDRYSTVIENAGFDVETHVVRGTPHRRITGIAETIGASLTVVGSRGKSPLENRVIGSTARNLARTTETPLLVNRVEREADEPDLLESHLFQRMLYATDFSENAEHAFELFSVLKNATEEARLVHVQTPKDPGLPEDANPEMRLDELATQLEAWDIEVETEVREGDPADEVMAAEADYEPSTTLVGSRGHSRLRRLLLGSVSEDIVARANGNVLLVPPGAHV, from the coding sequence ATGAAAGCAGTCATCGCAACGGACCTCTCGGCCGCAAGCGAAGCCACGATCGAGAACGAAACCTGCCTCGAGTGTCTCGGGAACATCGGCATCGAAGAGATCCACCTCGTCACCGTCATCCCGTCGAACGTCCACGCGGGCATGCCCGGGATGGACTTCGAGAAGCGACGCCGACAGGCCCTCGACCGGTACAGCACCGTCATCGAGAACGCCGGGTTCGACGTCGAGACCCACGTCGTCCGCGGGACGCCCCACCGCCGCATCACGGGCATCGCCGAGACGATCGGTGCGAGCCTGACGGTCGTCGGGTCGCGCGGGAAGAGCCCGCTCGAGAACCGCGTCATCGGCTCGACCGCGCGCAACCTCGCGCGGACGACGGAGACGCCGCTGCTGGTCAACCGCGTCGAGCGCGAGGCCGACGAGCCCGACCTGCTCGAGTCGCACCTGTTCCAGCGGATGCTCTACGCCACTGACTTCTCCGAGAACGCCGAACACGCGTTCGAATTGTTCTCCGTTCTCAAGAACGCAACCGAGGAGGCCAGGCTGGTCCACGTACAGACCCCGAAGGATCCCGGCCTGCCGGAAGACGCGAACCCCGAGATGCGCCTCGACGAACTGGCGACCCAGCTCGAAGCGTGGGACATCGAGGTCGAGACCGAGGTTCGCGAGGGCGACCCGGCCGACGAGGTCATGGCCGCCGAAGCCGACTACGAGCCGTCGACCACCCTCGTCGGCTCGCGCGGACACAGCCGACTCCGCAGGCTGCTGCTCGGCAGCGTCTCCGAGGACATCGTCGCTCGCGCGAACGGAAACGTGCTCCTCGTGCCGCCGGGCGCGCACGTCTGA
- a CDS encoding cupredoxin domain-containing protein: MSARFTRRAVLRAGAAVAAVSLAGCGGDGGGPGGGGNGASSVTELEPGAQIELDGITAGWEGLAPSAIEGSTNPTLSLVEGETYEIGWTQGDGAQHNIAIHDESEAVVDDLQTEIVTEPGDDQWLEFEVSSEMVTYICEVHPTTMVGDIELRNG, translated from the coding sequence ATGAGTGCTCGATTCACTCGACGAGCGGTGTTACGAGCCGGGGCAGCGGTTGCAGCGGTGTCTCTCGCAGGTTGTGGCGGCGATGGCGGTGGACCGGGTGGTGGCGGCAACGGTGCGAGTAGCGTGACCGAACTCGAACCCGGCGCACAGATCGAGCTCGACGGCATCACGGCCGGGTGGGAAGGGCTCGCGCCGAGTGCGATCGAGGGGTCGACGAACCCGACGCTCTCGCTCGTCGAGGGCGAGACCTACGAGATCGGGTGGACGCAAGGTGACGGCGCCCAACACAACATCGCAATCCACGACGAGAGCGAGGCGGTCGTCGACGACCTCCAGACGGAGATCGTCACGGAACCGGGCGACGACCAGTGGCTCGAGTTCGAGGTCAGTAGCGAGATGGTGACCTACATCTGCGAGGTCCACCCGACCACGATGGTCGGCGACATCGAGCTTCGAAACGGGTAG
- a CDS encoding ZIP family metal transporter has protein sequence MLALVDAFVGLTGENPVVQGLAGGLVIAALNLFGASLVFVWRDPSERALDGALGFAAGVMLAAAFTSLIIPGIEQYSGGDPIPTLVGVALGVAFLDRADILVPHAHYLLTGSRRPDIGDPIADEGTDPGEPAESRASETAAERSERLAPVVLFILAITLHNMPEGLAVGVGFGSGNVENAVALMLAIGIQNIPEGLAVSVAAINAGLDRRIYAVFAGLRSGVVEIPLAVLGALAVATVEPLLPYAMGFAAGAMLFVISDEIIPETHTRGHERIATLGVMAGVIVMLYLDVSLG, from the coding sequence GTGCTAGCCCTCGTCGACGCGTTCGTCGGCCTCACCGGCGAGAACCCCGTCGTGCAGGGACTCGCCGGCGGCCTCGTCATCGCCGCGTTGAACCTGTTCGGCGCGTCGCTCGTCTTCGTCTGGCGCGACCCATCCGAACGCGCGCTAGACGGCGCGCTGGGCTTCGCCGCGGGTGTGATGCTCGCCGCGGCGTTCACGAGCCTCATCATCCCTGGCATCGAGCAGTACTCCGGCGGTGACCCGATTCCGACCCTCGTCGGGGTCGCCCTCGGCGTCGCTTTCCTCGATCGAGCGGACATCCTCGTCCCCCACGCCCACTACCTCCTGACGGGCAGCAGGCGGCCCGACATCGGGGATCCGATCGCCGACGAGGGAACTGACCCCGGAGAACCGGCCGAATCGAGAGCGAGCGAAACCGCCGCAGAGCGCTCGGAGCGCCTCGCCCCCGTCGTGCTGTTCATCCTCGCCATCACGTTGCACAACATGCCCGAGGGGCTGGCCGTCGGCGTCGGCTTCGGCTCCGGCAACGTCGAGAACGCGGTCGCGCTCATGCTCGCGATCGGTATCCAGAACATTCCGGAGGGACTCGCCGTCTCCGTCGCCGCCATCAACGCGGGGCTGGACCGACGCATCTACGCCGTCTTCGCCGGGCTCCGATCCGGTGTCGTCGAGATTCCCCTCGCCGTGCTGGGCGCGCTCGCCGTGGCCACGGTCGAGCCGTTGCTCCCCTACGCGATGGGCTTTGCCGCAGGCGCGATGCTCTTCGTCATCTCCGACGAGATCATCCCCGAGACGCACACCCGCGGCCACGAGCGGATCGCTACCCTCGGCGTCATGGCCGGGGTGATCGTCATGCTGTACTTGGACGTGAGTCTTGGGTAA
- a CDS encoding OsmC family protein, which yields MTTTDSLTTYELTGERLSPRRMRIDTGDAEFVVGADVNPVEYFLGAVLGCLNSTGSVVARDMDVTIDELTVQVAGDVDYATYRGEPSDARPGLQELDVEISVESDADEETIDAWLAAVENRCPVTDNVENETAVTVSVESA from the coding sequence ATGACAACGACAGACTCCCTGACGACGTACGAACTGACCGGCGAGCGGTTGAGCCCGCGACGAATGCGAATCGACACCGGCGACGCGGAGTTCGTCGTCGGCGCCGACGTAAATCCCGTCGAGTACTTTCTGGGTGCCGTCCTCGGGTGTCTGAACTCCACGGGATCCGTGGTCGCCCGCGACATGGACGTCACGATCGACGAGCTGACGGTGCAGGTCGCAGGTGACGTCGACTACGCGACCTATCGCGGCGAGCCATCGGACGCGCGACCGGGACTTCAGGAGCTCGACGTGGAGATTTCCGTCGAGAGCGACGCCGACGAGGAGACCATAGACGCGTGGCTCGCCGCGGTCGAGAACCGCTGTCCAGTCACCGACAACGTCGAGAACGAGACGGCCGTCACGGTCAGCGTCGAGTCGGC